Proteins encoded within one genomic window of Gloeobacter kilaueensis JS1:
- a CDS encoding class I SAM-dependent methyltransferase, with product MAESYKQQVAQLYSRRSESYGIDDWHRPMARKLVDCAGLQPGWRVLDVATGTGLAAFAAAERVGAGGSVLGVDISEGMLAVARRQIPQPGSAPCQFELMDIEIAVFADAAFDAVLCSSAIVWLADIPAALRRWHRWLAPGGVLAFHAFSERSFVTGWVLQQLAVRHGVPLKGFHALTGSPERCIALVEAAGFEDAVVTIEDRSSYLSLAEAQNQYGRILTGPFPQAPVAGSPFDSLNPAERAALQADYEAELTALAGDRGVWNENVTYYVVCRRPPVS from the coding sequence ATGGCCGAATCCTACAAGCAGCAGGTAGCCCAGCTGTACAGTCGCCGCAGCGAGAGCTACGGCATAGACGACTGGCATCGGCCTATGGCCCGCAAACTGGTCGATTGTGCCGGTTTGCAGCCGGGCTGGCGCGTGCTCGATGTGGCCACCGGCACGGGACTTGCGGCCTTTGCCGCAGCGGAGCGCGTTGGAGCCGGTGGTTCGGTGCTGGGTGTCGATATTTCGGAGGGAATGCTCGCTGTCGCCCGCAGGCAGATTCCTCAACCGGGCAGTGCGCCCTGCCAGTTTGAGTTGATGGACATCGAAATAGCGGTATTTGCAGACGCTGCCTTCGATGCTGTCCTCTGCTCATCGGCAATCGTCTGGCTCGCCGATATTCCCGCTGCTTTGCGCCGCTGGCACCGCTGGCTTGCCCCCGGCGGTGTGCTCGCTTTTCACGCCTTTTCGGAACGATCTTTCGTCACCGGTTGGGTGCTTCAGCAACTGGCGGTCCGCCACGGTGTCCCGTTAAAGGGCTTTCACGCCCTCACCGGCAGTCCGGAGCGCTGCATCGCCCTCGTCGAAGCGGCAGGATTTGAGGATGCTGTCGTCACAATCGAGGACCGCAGCAGCTATCTCAGCCTCGCCGAGGCTCAAAATCAGTACGGCCGCATTCTCACTGGTCCGTTTCCCCAGGCTCCCGTCGCCGGTTCGCCCTTCGACAGTTTGAATCCAGCGGAGCGCGCCGCTCTGCAGGCAGATTACGAGGCAGAACTGACGGCCCTGGCAGGCGATCGGGGCGTCTGGAACGAGAACGTCACCTACTACGTTGTCTGCCGCAGACCACCCGTCAGTTGA
- a CDS encoding TauD/TfdA family dioxygenase: MSHSPAILTRPFEGRKAWTAATIDERDWRVPVSTACREEMLNFVAFMRRHPLPLLLRRPEHFEMPHTRELMERVRWILEHGALHAVIDRLPVEQMSDPEATVLYWILASLLGRPVPQKWDGTMIYEVTDTGAAYEYGVRASVTSVDITFHSDNIFSDWPPRYVGLLCLRPALSGGLSRLLSYPSLYNLLLAEYPQHLPRLYRPFPFNRQMEHAPDAPRVSYYPVFAYEGRLQVRCYVTLIRRGYAITGEPIDPETEAALVALKEATSRPQLWCEYRLERGQVQFVNNFETGHARTDFVDAPEPERKRLLIRLWVRDEGPVFFEEPIIDEQRQPLTVN, encoded by the coding sequence GTGAGTCACAGTCCTGCGATTTTGACCCGCCCGTTCGAGGGCCGCAAAGCCTGGACGGCTGCCACGATCGACGAGCGCGACTGGCGGGTGCCGGTGAGCACCGCCTGCCGGGAGGAGATGCTGAATTTCGTCGCTTTTATGCGCAGGCACCCACTGCCGCTGCTCTTGCGCCGCCCCGAGCACTTCGAGATGCCCCACACCCGCGAGTTGATGGAGCGGGTGCGCTGGATTCTCGAACACGGCGCGTTGCACGCGGTCATCGACCGGCTGCCTGTCGAGCAGATGAGCGACCCGGAGGCGACGGTCCTCTACTGGATCCTCGCTTCGCTGTTGGGCCGCCCGGTGCCCCAGAAGTGGGACGGCACGATGATCTACGAGGTGACCGACACGGGGGCAGCTTACGAGTACGGCGTGCGCGCCTCGGTGACGAGCGTCGATATCACCTTCCACAGCGACAACATCTTCTCTGACTGGCCGCCGCGCTATGTTGGGCTATTGTGCCTGAGACCGGCTCTAAGCGGTGGTCTGAGCCGCCTTTTAAGTTATCCGTCTCTTTATAATCTGCTGCTGGCCGAGTATCCCCAGCACCTGCCCCGGCTGTACCGGCCCTTTCCGTTTAACCGGCAGATGGAGCACGCCCCGGACGCCCCGCGAGTGAGCTACTATCCGGTCTTTGCCTACGAGGGCCGCCTGCAGGTGCGCTGCTACGTCACCCTCATCCGCCGGGGCTACGCGATAACCGGCGAACCCATCGACCCTGAGACCGAAGCAGCCCTCGTTGCCCTCAAAGAAGCAACTTCTCGGCCCCAACTGTGGTGCGAGTATCGCCTCGAACGCGGTCAGGTCCAGTTCGTCAACAACTTTGAGACCGGCCACGCCCGCACAGATTTTGTCGATGCCCCCGAACCGGAGCGCAAGCGCCTGCTCATCCGCCTCTGGGTCCGCGACGAGGGCCCGGTCTTCTTCGAGGAACCGATCATCGACGAGCAGCGGCAACCATTAACTGTCAACTGA
- a CDS encoding ABC transporter ATP-binding protein — MRVQIDNLSKNFGSRRVLEAIDLEVEPGEFVAVIGRSGCGKSTLLKLVAGLDLPTTGSIHLDGRLLKAPDPNVRVMFQDERLLLWKRVIDNVALGLKGEASERARWALEQVGLAERAGDWPRMLSGGQRQRVALARALASEPQLLLLDEPLGALDALTRLEMQKLIEDLWLERRFTALLVTHDVQEAVALCDRIVLIEQGRLALDQSVDLPRPRLRSSAAFAELVGDILDRVLGGNGPLPARTDRPVPQGSEIP, encoded by the coding sequence ATGCGCGTGCAAATCGACAACCTCTCCAAAAACTTCGGCAGCCGCCGAGTGCTCGAAGCTATCGACCTGGAGGTGGAGCCGGGCGAATTTGTGGCGGTGATTGGCCGCAGCGGCTGCGGCAAGAGCACGCTGCTCAAGCTGGTGGCGGGCCTCGATCTGCCGACCACAGGCAGCATCCACCTGGACGGTCGCCTCCTCAAAGCCCCAGATCCGAATGTCAGAGTGATGTTTCAAGACGAGCGGCTGTTGCTCTGGAAGCGGGTGATCGACAACGTTGCCCTGGGCCTCAAAGGCGAGGCGAGCGAGCGGGCGCGGTGGGCGCTCGAACAGGTTGGCCTGGCCGAGCGCGCCGGTGACTGGCCCCGGATGCTCTCGGGCGGCCAGCGTCAGCGGGTGGCTCTCGCCCGTGCCCTGGCGAGCGAACCCCAGTTGCTGTTGTTGGACGAACCGCTCGGTGCCCTCGACGCCCTCACCCGCCTGGAGATGCAAAAGCTGATCGAAGATCTGTGGCTGGAGCGCCGCTTTACGGCTTTGCTCGTCACCCACGATGTCCAGGAGGCAGTTGCCCTGTGCGATCGGATCGTGCTCATCGAGCAGGGCCGGCTCGCCCTCGATCAAAGCGTCGATCTGCCCCGTCCCCGGTTGCGCAGCAGCGCCGCCTTTGCCGAACTGGTAGGCGACATTCTCGATCGGGTACTGGGCGGCAACGGTCCGCTACCAGCCAGAACCGATAGACCTGTACCCCAGGGGAGTGAGATACCGTGA
- the ssuC gene encoding aliphatic sulfonate ABC transporter permease SsuC: MKIANDWKRWPWVNWLVPIFIILLWQWLSQDGLIAARILPAPLAVIEASLKLARKGELLQNLGVSSGRAALGFLIGGSIGFALGLLNGTSRLSEKLLDTSVQMIRNIPHLALIPLVILWFGIGEEAKIFLVALGVFFPIYINTFHGFRTVDPGLVEMGRIYGLTRGALFWQILLPGALPSILVGVRFALGVMWLTLIVAETIAADAGIGYMAMNAREFMQTDVVVFSILLYALLGKAADTAARLAERRWLQWHPNYQN, from the coding sequence ATGAAAATAGCGAACGACTGGAAGCGCTGGCCCTGGGTGAACTGGCTGGTGCCAATATTTATTATTCTGCTATGGCAGTGGCTGTCCCAGGATGGGCTTATTGCGGCGCGCATTTTGCCCGCTCCCCTGGCGGTGATCGAAGCATCGCTGAAGCTCGCGCGCAAAGGTGAGCTGTTGCAGAATCTGGGAGTGAGTTCTGGTCGCGCCGCCCTCGGGTTTTTGATCGGCGGCAGCATCGGCTTTGCCCTGGGTTTGCTCAACGGCACCTCCCGACTGAGCGAAAAGTTGCTCGACACCTCGGTGCAGATGATCCGCAACATTCCGCATCTGGCCTTGATTCCGCTCGTCATCCTCTGGTTTGGCATCGGCGAGGAAGCGAAGATCTTTCTAGTCGCCCTGGGGGTTTTCTTTCCGATCTACATCAATACGTTTCACGGTTTTCGCACCGTCGATCCGGGGCTGGTGGAGATGGGCAGGATTTACGGGCTGACGCGGGGAGCACTTTTCTGGCAGATCCTGTTGCCGGGGGCGTTGCCTTCGATTCTGGTGGGGGTGCGCTTTGCCCTCGGGGTGATGTGGCTGACGCTGATCGTGGCTGAGACGATCGCCGCCGACGCCGGGATCGGCTACATGGCGATGAACGCCCGCGAATTTATGCAGACCGATGTCGTCGTCTTCAGCATTCTGCTCTACGCACTACTGGGCAAAGCCGCCGACACAGCGGCGCGGCTGGCGGAGCGGCGCTGGCTCCAGTGGCATCCCAACTACCAGAACTGA
- a CDS encoding sulfonate ABC transporter substrate-binding protein: MKCPDIYSFKLLCRTAIRPLGLNIATLLVTVCLLFACGFSASAEVTLRIGYQKSGYLTILKERGNLEKRLAPQGVTVRWIEFTSGPPLMEALRAGSLDLGHAGESPPIFSQAAGADLVYLASTKPSPESVAILVPKDSPVKRIADLKGKKVAVGKATSGHYLLVQALTAAGLKPEDIQWAYLSPADARAAFARGSVDAWSIWDPFYAAAQKDLDARVLTTGKNLSPFREFYLANRAFVQSQPALIKPILEEIQKTADWAQTNPQAVAKLLAPEYGIDLGIVELAEKRKERYGALPIKAPVIAEQQQVADTYFRLGLIPKAIDIKSAVWSGK, from the coding sequence ATGAAATGCCCTGACATATACAGCTTCAAGCTTCTCTGCCGTACTGCCATTCGTCCCCTGGGCTTGAACATTGCAACGCTTCTCGTGACTGTCTGCCTTCTGTTTGCCTGTGGTTTTTCGGCTTCTGCCGAGGTGACGCTGCGCATCGGCTATCAAAAGTCCGGGTATCTGACGATTCTCAAGGAGCGGGGCAACCTCGAAAAGCGCCTCGCTCCCCAGGGCGTCACGGTCCGGTGGATCGAATTTACCTCCGGGCCGCCCCTGATGGAGGCACTGCGCGCTGGAAGCCTCGATCTGGGCCACGCGGGCGAGTCGCCGCCCATCTTCTCGCAGGCCGCTGGAGCGGATCTGGTGTATCTGGCGAGTACCAAACCCAGCCCCGAGAGTGTGGCGATTCTGGTACCCAAAGATTCGCCGGTGAAGCGCATTGCAGATCTCAAGGGCAAAAAAGTGGCGGTGGGCAAAGCGACGAGCGGCCACTATCTGCTGGTGCAGGCGCTCACCGCTGCCGGGCTCAAACCCGAGGATATCCAGTGGGCCTACCTCTCGCCCGCCGATGCCCGCGCCGCCTTTGCGCGGGGCAGCGTCGATGCCTGGTCGATCTGGGATCCGTTCTACGCAGCGGCCCAAAAAGATCTCGACGCCCGCGTACTCACCACCGGCAAGAACCTCTCGCCCTTCCGCGAGTTTTATCTGGCCAACCGCGCCTTCGTCCAGAGCCAGCCAGCCCTGATTAAACCAATTCTCGAAGAGATCCAGAAGACGGCGGACTGGGCCCAGACCAACCCCCAGGCCGTCGCAAAACTGCTCGCTCCCGAGTACGGCATCGACCTTGGCATCGTCGAGCTGGCCGAAAAGCGCAAGGAGCGCTACGGTGCCCTGCCCATCAAAGCGCCGGTGATCGCCGAGCAGCAGCAGGTGGCGGATACCTATTTTCGGCTCGGGCTGATTCCGAAGGCGATCGATATCAAGAGTGCAGTCTGGAGCGGCAAGTAA
- a CDS encoding serpin family protein codes for MKTPPENDFLLAAPGSANLRLRRSTVLRAGLLLALLGPHRRSLAQETTMNTTLAQAQTEFGFNLFAQAIKQDAGRNVFLSPLSIALVLTMVENGAAGATRTAIAQTLALGKLDSPALNQQSAALLSALESHEAKVQLQIANALWSQQGVAIEAEFTNLARQYYRAQAEELNFAQPEAAQTINRWVEQKTNGKIAKIVAPDDLRSALLVLVNAVYFKAAWQRTFDSKATRNRPFHLAAGPQKDLPFMNQTGRFEYLENEAFQAVRLPYANPNLGMYIFLPKPDLATFEQQLNGQTFQKWLTQFASRSGSLALPRFKIEYAIALKKALTILGMGIAFSSKADFRAMSREPAFLYEVIHKSYIDVNEEGTEAAAATGAIMRATAVMQPVPPFQMIVDRPFFIAIRDNTSGALLFMGRIADPTG; via the coding sequence ATGAAAACCCCGCCTGAAAACGACTTTCTGCTTGCAGCTCCAGGATCTGCCAACCTCCGCCTGCGCCGCTCGACCGTTTTGCGCGCCGGCCTTCTACTGGCCCTACTCGGACCCCACCGGCGCAGTCTTGCCCAGGAGACGACGATGAACACGACCCTCGCCCAGGCCCAAACTGAATTTGGATTCAACCTGTTTGCCCAGGCAATCAAGCAGGATGCCGGGCGCAACGTCTTCCTCTCGCCTTTGAGCATCGCCCTGGTGCTGACAATGGTCGAAAACGGAGCTGCCGGGGCGACCCGCACCGCCATCGCCCAGACTCTCGCCCTGGGTAAGCTCGATAGCCCAGCCCTCAACCAGCAAAGTGCCGCCCTGCTGAGCGCCCTCGAAAGCCACGAGGCCAAAGTGCAGTTGCAAATTGCCAACGCCCTCTGGTCGCAACAAGGAGTTGCCATCGAAGCAGAGTTTACGAACCTGGCGCGCCAGTACTACCGGGCACAGGCGGAGGAGTTGAACTTTGCCCAGCCGGAGGCGGCCCAGACCATTAACCGCTGGGTCGAGCAAAAGACCAACGGTAAGATCGCCAAAATCGTTGCCCCCGACGATCTCAGAAGCGCGCTGCTGGTCCTCGTCAACGCCGTCTACTTCAAAGCGGCCTGGCAGCGGACATTCGACTCGAAGGCAACGCGCAACCGTCCTTTTCATTTGGCAGCCGGACCACAAAAGGATCTGCCCTTCATGAACCAGACAGGCCGCTTCGAGTACCTGGAGAACGAGGCTTTTCAGGCGGTGCGCCTGCCCTACGCCAATCCCAATCTGGGCATGTACATCTTCTTGCCGAAGCCAGATCTGGCCACCTTTGAGCAACAACTGAATGGCCAGACTTTCCAAAAATGGCTGACGCAGTTTGCCAGCCGATCCGGCAGTCTGGCCCTGCCCCGCTTCAAGATTGAGTACGCCATCGCCCTCAAAAAGGCGCTGACAATCCTCGGTATGGGCATTGCCTTCAGTTCAAAGGCGGACTTTCGGGCGATGAGCCGTGAGCCGGCCTTTCTTTATGAGGTCATCCACAAGAGCTACATCGATGTCAATGAGGAGGGCACCGAGGCGGCGGCAGCCACGGGGGCGATTATGCGGGCAACAGCTGTGATGCAGCCAGTTCCGCCTTTCCAGATGATCGTCGATCGGCCCTTCTTCATCGCCATCCGCGACAACACTTCAGGAGCACTGTTGTTCATGGGCCGGATCGCCGATCCGACAGGCTGA
- a CDS encoding DUF427 domain-containing protein, producing MPKATWNGVVLAEGDKYEVVEGNIYFPPEALNKEYFQQSNTHTTCPWKGVASYYDVVVNGKVNKDAAWYYPAPKDAAKNITGYVAFWKGTKVES from the coding sequence ATGCCGAAAGCAACCTGGAACGGAGTTGTCCTCGCCGAGGGTGACAAGTACGAAGTGGTCGAAGGAAACATCTACTTCCCGCCCGAAGCGCTCAACAAGGAGTACTTTCAGCAGAGCAACACCCACACCACCTGTCCCTGGAAGGGCGTGGCGAGCTACTACGATGTCGTCGTCAACGGCAAAGTCAACAAGGACGCCGCCTGGTACTACCCGGCTCCAAAGGACGCCGCCAAGAACATCACTGGATACGTCGCCTTCTGGAAGGGCACAAAGGTCGAATCGTAG
- a CDS encoding allophycocyanin subunit beta: MKDAISAVIAKYDAQGKYLDTGAIDQLKAYFATGELRVRSAAAISANAQSIIKEAAAKALLYSSLTRTGGNMYYARRFAACIRDMEYFLRYATFAMVAGDTSLLDEYVLSGLKETYTSLGVPIDATVKGINALREVVAGVVGPEAAGEASKYFEHLARGLQ, from the coding sequence ATGAAAGACGCCATCAGTGCAGTCATCGCCAAGTACGACGCCCAGGGCAAATATCTCGACACCGGCGCAATCGATCAACTCAAAGCCTACTTTGCCACCGGAGAACTGCGGGTGCGCTCCGCCGCCGCGATCAGCGCCAACGCCCAGTCGATCATCAAAGAAGCAGCGGCCAAAGCTTTGCTCTACAGCAGCCTCACCCGTACCGGCGGCAATATGTACTACGCCCGCCGCTTCGCCGCCTGCATCCGCGACATGGAATACTTCCTGCGCTACGCCACCTTTGCGATGGTCGCCGGTGACACCAGCCTGCTCGACGAGTACGTGCTGAGCGGCCTCAAGGAGACCTACACCTCCCTCGGCGTGCCGATCGACGCCACCGTCAAGGGCATCAACGCCCTGCGCGAGGTGGTCGCCGGTGTGGTCGGTCCCGAAGCCGCCGGTGAGGCGAGCAAGTACTTCGAGCACCTGGCAAGAGGACTGCAGTAA
- a CDS encoding DUF192 domain-containing protein codes for MIRLCHQTVGLGLVIALSAAGCAAQEMGRPQSLPIEAQVAFRTQAIRLEVARSPQQQATGLMFRTELPTDQGMIFLFNPPRPVAFWMRNTLIPLDMIFAFKGRVIDVARDVPPCKSETCPTYGPSDPFARIDQVIELNAGTASKLQIKPGDQLKVEFIGRKSS; via the coding sequence ATGATCAGACTTTGCCATCAAACTGTCGGCCTTGGCCTTGTGATCGCTTTGAGCGCCGCCGGTTGCGCTGCCCAGGAGATGGGCCGGCCCCAGTCGCTGCCGATCGAGGCGCAGGTCGCTTTTCGCACCCAGGCAATTAGGCTCGAAGTGGCCCGTTCACCCCAGCAGCAGGCGACGGGCCTGATGTTCCGCACCGAGTTACCCACCGATCAGGGGATGATCTTCTTGTTCAACCCGCCCCGACCGGTTGCCTTCTGGATGCGCAACACCCTCATCCCCCTCGATATGATCTTCGCTTTTAAGGGCAGGGTAATCGACGTTGCAAGGGACGTTCCTCCCTGCAAAAGCGAGACCTGCCCGACCTACGGCCCCAGCGATCCCTTCGCCCGCATCGATCAGGTGATCGAATTGAATGCCGGTACCGCGAGCAAACTGCAGATCAAGCCCGGCGACCAGTTGAAGGTCGAATTTATAGGCCGCAAATCGTCCTGA
- the aspS gene encoding aspartate--tRNA ligase, translating into MRTDYCGKLTAEHTGSTVTLYGWVDRRRDHGGVIFLDLRDHTGIIQVVADPVRTPESFKLAESLRSEFVLKVEGRVSARPEDKVNPRLETGGLEVYADGLVVLNRAETPPFSIAEDDEVDEKLRLRFRYLDLRRPQMQKNLRLRARVVQLMHSYLDNLGFVEVETPMLTKSTPEGARDYLVPSRVNPGDWYALPQSPQLFKQLLMVSGFDRYYQIARCFRDEDLRADRQPEFTQLDMEMSFLSLEEILELNEGLIQKILGETLGLKLPSPLPRLSYQEAMSRYGSDKPDTRFGLELVDVSDLFINSSFQVLSSAIAAGGRVVCLPVPDADGITNTRVKPEGDLFEFVRQFGAKGLLFARVREGGQLDTIGAFGKSLTPEIAAGLIERTSAKPGHLLLFGAADGATVLDYLGRLRLKLGEELDLIDPNRHDLLWITDFPMFEWNALEKRLEALHHPFTAPRPEDEHDLKTARALAYDIVWNGVEIGGGSLRIYRRELQERVFETIGLSEEEARAQFGFLLDAFEYGTPPHGGIAYGLDRLVMLIAGVDSLREVIAFPKTQRAQDLMLSAPSAVSEKQLKELNVRSTLPPQGMAKS; encoded by the coding sequence ATGCGTACCGACTATTGCGGCAAGCTCACCGCCGAGCACACTGGCAGCACCGTCACCCTCTACGGCTGGGTCGATCGCCGCCGCGACCACGGCGGTGTGATCTTCCTCGATCTGCGCGATCACACCGGCATCATCCAGGTGGTCGCCGATCCGGTACGCACCCCTGAAAGTTTCAAGTTGGCTGAATCGCTCAGAAGCGAGTTCGTGCTCAAGGTCGAGGGCCGGGTGAGCGCCCGCCCCGAAGACAAGGTCAACCCCCGATTGGAGACGGGCGGCCTGGAAGTCTACGCCGATGGGCTCGTCGTGCTCAACCGGGCCGAGACGCCGCCTTTTTCGATCGCAGAGGACGACGAAGTAGACGAAAAATTGCGCCTGCGCTTTCGCTATCTCGACCTGCGCCGCCCCCAGATGCAAAAGAACCTGCGGTTGCGGGCCCGCGTCGTGCAGTTGATGCACAGCTATCTTGACAACCTTGGCTTCGTCGAGGTCGAGACGCCGATGCTCACCAAATCGACGCCGGAAGGGGCGCGGGACTATCTGGTGCCCTCGCGGGTCAACCCCGGCGACTGGTACGCCCTGCCCCAGTCGCCGCAGCTCTTCAAGCAGCTGCTCATGGTCTCGGGCTTCGACCGCTACTACCAGATTGCCCGCTGTTTTCGCGACGAGGACCTGCGCGCCGATCGCCAGCCCGAATTTACCCAGCTCGACATGGAGATGAGCTTTCTGTCGCTCGAAGAGATCCTCGAACTCAACGAGGGACTCATCCAGAAGATTCTGGGCGAGACGCTCGGGCTCAAATTGCCCAGTCCTCTGCCGCGCCTGAGCTATCAGGAGGCGATGAGCCGCTACGGCTCCGACAAGCCCGATACGCGCTTTGGACTGGAACTGGTAGATGTCTCGGATCTGTTTATCAACTCCAGTTTTCAGGTACTCTCCAGTGCGATAGCTGCCGGTGGCCGCGTCGTCTGTCTGCCGGTGCCGGATGCGGACGGGATCACCAATACCCGCGTCAAGCCCGAAGGCGATCTGTTTGAATTCGTTCGCCAGTTTGGGGCCAAAGGACTGTTGTTTGCCCGCGTGCGCGAGGGCGGCCAGCTCGATACGATCGGAGCCTTTGGCAAGAGCCTCACCCCCGAGATCGCCGCTGGTCTCATCGAGCGCACGAGCGCCAAACCGGGCCACCTGCTTCTTTTTGGTGCGGCGGACGGGGCGACGGTGCTCGATTATCTGGGGCGATTGCGCCTCAAGCTGGGCGAAGAACTCGACCTCATCGATCCCAACCGGCACGATCTGCTCTGGATCACCGACTTTCCGATGTTCGAGTGGAACGCCCTTGAAAAGCGCCTCGAAGCGCTGCACCATCCTTTTACGGCCCCCCGGCCCGAGGACGAGCACGATCTCAAGACCGCCCGCGCCCTCGCCTACGACATCGTCTGGAACGGCGTCGAAATCGGCGGCGGCTCACTGCGCATCTACCGGCGCGAATTGCAGGAACGGGTCTTCGAGACGATTGGTCTGAGCGAAGAAGAAGCTCGCGCCCAATTCGGCTTCCTGCTCGATGCCTTCGAGTACGGCACCCCTCCCCACGGCGGCATCGCCTACGGCCTCGACCGGCTGGTAATGCTGATTGCCGGGGTGGACTCGCTGCGCGAGGTGATCGCTTTTCCAAAAACCCAGCGCGCCCAGGATCTGATGCTCTCAGCGCCGTCGGCGGTGTCCGAAAAGCAGCTTAAAGAACTGAATGTCCGTTCGACGTTGCCGCCCCAGGGCATGGCAAAAAGCTAA